In Sphingobium amiense, a genomic segment contains:
- a CDS encoding RsmB/NOP family class I SAM-dependent RNA methyltransferase yields the protein MPRPPRRRPSPRPDDVPGLPARRAALRLLDAVLRRGEALELALHGAAQGLPREDRALTHAIAAEVLRHLPDLDALIDGATKQPLPDDAKARMVLRIALAQTLKLDTPPHAAIATALPLVDGGPRRLVHGVFGTVTRAEPLLPDPPTLPAQVAERWAAQWGAAMPLAAASAYAVRPPVDIGLRDMNETAKWTAETGGTSFAAGHVRLPEGVAIPDLPGFAQGAWWVQDIAASCAARLLGAGEGRVALDLCAAPGGKTMQLAAAGWQVTAVDQSKKRLERLSENLARTGLAAQVVQADLRQWQPDEPVDAVLLDAPCSATGIYRRHPDVLHRIGPRQIAELAELQAELLARAADWVKPGGRLVYATCSLERAEGEDQIARFLENRSDFTLATPDAATLPGGIAPTPEGWLRTLPDTLAAQGGTDGFFIAALTKEP from the coding sequence ATGCCCCGCCCCCCTCGCCGCCGCCCTTCTCCCCGCCCTGACGATGTTCCCGGCCTGCCCGCCCGGCGTGCGGCGCTCCGGCTGCTCGACGCGGTGCTGCGCCGAGGGGAGGCGCTGGAACTGGCGCTGCACGGCGCGGCGCAGGGATTGCCGCGCGAGGACCGGGCGCTCACGCACGCCATCGCCGCCGAGGTGCTGCGCCATTTGCCCGATCTCGACGCGCTGATCGACGGCGCAACCAAACAGCCTCTGCCCGACGATGCGAAAGCGCGCATGGTGCTGCGCATCGCGCTCGCCCAGACGCTGAAACTCGACACCCCGCCCCACGCCGCGATCGCGACCGCACTGCCGCTGGTGGACGGCGGGCCGCGCAGGCTCGTCCATGGCGTATTCGGCACGGTGACGCGGGCGGAGCCGCTGCTGCCCGATCCGCCGACGCTCCCGGCGCAGGTTGCCGAACGCTGGGCGGCGCAATGGGGCGCGGCGATGCCTCTGGCGGCAGCCAGCGCCTACGCGGTGCGGCCCCCGGTCGACATCGGCCTGCGCGACATGAACGAGACAGCGAAGTGGACAGCCGAAACGGGCGGCACATCCTTCGCCGCCGGCCATGTCCGCCTGCCCGAAGGCGTCGCCATCCCCGACCTGCCGGGCTTTGCGCAGGGCGCCTGGTGGGTGCAGGACATCGCCGCCTCGTGCGCGGCGCGGCTGCTGGGCGCGGGCGAGGGGCGCGTCGCGCTCGACCTCTGCGCCGCGCCGGGCGGCAAGACGATGCAGCTTGCGGCGGCGGGCTGGCAGGTGACGGCGGTGGACCAGTCGAAGAAGCGGCTGGAGCGGCTGTCGGAGAATCTCGCGCGCACCGGCCTTGCCGCACAGGTCGTGCAGGCGGACCTGCGCCAGTGGCAGCCCGATGAGCCGGTCGATGCGGTGCTGCTCGACGCGCCCTGCTCCGCCACCGGCATCTACCGCCGCCACCCGGACGTGCTCCATCGCATCGGCCCGCGCCAGATCGCGGAGCTGGCAGAATTGCAGGCCGAACTGCTCGCCCGCGCCGCCGACTGGGTGAAGCCGGGCGGGCGGCTCGTCTATGCCACCTGCTCGCTCGAACGGGCGGAGGGGGAGGATCAGATCGCCCGCTTTCTCGAGAACCGGAGCGACTTTACGCTGGCGACGCCGGACGCCGCCACCCTGCCCGGCGGCATCGCGCCCACACCCGAGGGCTGGCTGCGCACCCTGCCCGATACGCTGGCGGCGCAGGGCGGCACGGACGGCTTCTTCATCGCTGCCCTGACAAAAGAGCCATAG
- a CDS encoding UTP--glucose-1-phosphate uridylyltransferase — MTKPIRKAVFPVAGLGTRFLPATKAVPKELLPVVDRPLIQYAVDEAREAGIEQFIFVTGRGKGAIEDYFDIAFECETLQRERGKDISALEGTRLDPGNAVFLRQQESLGLGHAIWCARDIVGDEPFAILLPDEFMKGEKGNGCMKQMVDAYEKVGGNLVCALEIPMDQTPSYGVIDPGARDGALTEVKGLVEKPKLGTAPSNLILPGRYILQPEVMKILATQEKGAGGEIQLTDAMAAMIGKQPFHGVTFDGRRFDCGSKAGYIEANLALSLERDDLRDHIRAFAAEELAR; from the coding sequence TTGACCAAGCCTATTCGCAAAGCCGTGTTTCCCGTCGCCGGTCTCGGTACGCGCTTCCTGCCCGCGACCAAGGCGGTGCCCAAGGAACTGCTGCCCGTCGTCGACCGTCCGCTGATCCAATATGCCGTGGACGAGGCGCGCGAGGCGGGAATCGAACAGTTCATCTTCGTCACCGGCCGTGGCAAGGGCGCGATCGAGGATTATTTCGACATCGCCTTCGAATGCGAGACGCTGCAACGCGAGCGTGGGAAGGACATTTCCGCGCTGGAGGGCACGCGGCTCGATCCGGGCAACGCTGTGTTCCTGCGCCAGCAGGAATCGCTGGGCCTCGGCCACGCCATCTGGTGCGCGCGCGACATCGTGGGCGACGAACCCTTCGCCATCCTGCTGCCCGACGAATTCATGAAGGGCGAAAAGGGCAATGGCTGCATGAAGCAGATGGTCGACGCCTATGAAAAGGTCGGCGGCAACCTCGTCTGTGCGCTGGAAATCCCGATGGACCAGACGCCGAGCTATGGTGTGATTGATCCGGGCGCGCGCGACGGCGCGCTGACCGAAGTCAAGGGTCTGGTCGAAAAGCCCAAGCTCGGCACCGCGCCGTCCAACCTCATCCTGCCGGGGCGCTACATCCTCCAGCCCGAGGTGATGAAGATCCTCGCGACGCAGGAAAAGGGCGCGGGCGGCGAGATCCAGCTTACCGACGCCATGGCCGCGATGATCGGAAAGCAGCCCTTCCACGGCGTGACGTTCGACGGCCGCCGTTTCGACTGCGGGTCGAAGGCGGGTTATATCGAAGCCAATCTGGCGCTTTCGCTGGAGCGCGACGACCTACGCGACCATATCCGCGCCTTCGCGGCGGAAGAACTGGCGCGCTGA
- a CDS encoding FeoA family protein has translation MRLTDLPLRHPAYVDRIDWSALTPAEGQRLREFGLCEGASVEALHHGGLWGKGPIACRIGRMTIAMRRAHAGAITVRTGAEEQRPDQGQDQAA, from the coding sequence TTGCGCCTGACTGACCTGCCTCTGCGGCACCCTGCCTATGTCGACCGGATCGACTGGTCGGCCCTCACCCCCGCCGAAGGCCAGCGGCTGCGCGAATTCGGCCTGTGCGAGGGTGCGAGCGTCGAAGCGCTGCACCATGGCGGCCTGTGGGGCAAGGGACCGATCGCCTGCCGCATCGGCCGCATGACCATCGCCATGCGCCGCGCCCATGCTGGGGCCATCACCGTGCGCACCGGGGCCGAGGAGCAGCGCCCTGACCAGGGGCAGGATCAGGCCGCGTGA
- the feoB gene encoding ferrous iron transporter B, with product MNATPLVALVGNPNAGKSALFNALTGARQKLGNYPGVTVERKAGRLALADGRPVELVDLPGTYSLSPGSPDEQVTRDVVLGRQAGEKRPDALVIVVDASNLDNHLRFALELIALGLPTVVALNMVDLATRDGLELDAAILSRELGVPVVSTVAVRKRGLDHLREELGAALAGAQSAAPAQPARDFDATRSEARRIARATVVRETPSRRLTAAVDRVALHPVAGLVLLLGLLFIMFQAVYAWSEAPIAMIEGLADSAAAATRDALPDGILRSFLVDGVINGVGSVVAFLPQILILFFFILMLEATGYMVRAAFLMDSLMAKVGLSGRAFIPLLSSFACAVPGIMATRTIADPRDRLTTILIAPLMTCSARLPVYALIIGAFIPARDIGYGIGLQGFVLFCLYLAGIVGAMLVALVLRLTVTKGASGGFLMEMPKYQWPRPQDIVLGLWQRAVIFLKRAGTIIFASTMILWLLLSFPRVPDGDATSQVDHSIAGRIANGLQVVLAPVGFNRDISLALIPAMAAREVSVSALATVYSIDAGDDEAAMTQSLGDRLKRQWPFPTALAFLAWFIFAPQCISTIAVTRRETNGWKWPLFMVGYLFALAYVAAGVTYWTATAAGL from the coding sequence GTGAACGCCACCCCGCTGGTCGCGCTGGTCGGCAATCCCAATGCCGGGAAAAGCGCGCTGTTCAACGCGCTGACCGGCGCACGGCAGAAGCTGGGCAATTATCCCGGCGTCACGGTCGAGCGGAAGGCGGGGCGGCTGGCGCTGGCCGATGGACGCCCGGTCGAACTGGTCGACCTGCCCGGCACCTACAGCCTGTCCCCCGGCAGTCCGGACGAGCAGGTGACGCGGGACGTGGTGCTGGGACGGCAGGCGGGCGAGAAACGGCCCGACGCGCTGGTGATCGTGGTCGATGCCTCGAACCTCGACAATCACCTGCGTTTCGCGCTCGAACTGATCGCGCTCGGCCTGCCGACCGTGGTGGCGCTCAATATGGTCGATCTGGCGACGCGAGACGGGCTGGAACTGGACGCGGCGATTCTCTCACGCGAACTGGGCGTGCCGGTGGTGTCGACCGTAGCGGTGCGCAAGCGCGGCCTCGACCATCTGCGCGAGGAACTGGGCGCGGCGCTGGCAGGCGCGCAGTCCGCCGCTCCGGCCCAGCCTGCGCGCGATTTCGACGCGACCCGCAGCGAAGCGCGCCGCATCGCCCGCGCGACCGTCGTGCGCGAAACCCCCTCGCGCCGGCTGACGGCGGCGGTGGACCGGGTGGCGCTGCATCCCGTGGCGGGCCTCGTCCTGCTGCTGGGGCTGCTCTTCATCATGTTCCAGGCGGTCTATGCCTGGTCCGAAGCGCCCATCGCGATGATCGAGGGGCTGGCCGACAGCGCCGCAGCGGCCACGCGCGACGCGCTGCCCGACGGGATATTGCGGTCCTTTCTGGTGGACGGCGTCATCAACGGCGTGGGATCGGTCGTGGCGTTCCTGCCGCAGATCCTGATCCTCTTCTTCTTCATCCTGATGCTGGAAGCGACGGGCTATATGGTCCGCGCCGCTTTCCTGATGGACAGCCTGATGGCGAAGGTCGGCCTGTCGGGCCGGGCCTTCATCCCGCTTCTCTCCTCCTTTGCCTGCGCCGTGCCCGGCATCATGGCGACCCGCACCATCGCCGACCCGCGGGATCGCCTGACCACCATCCTGATCGCGCCGCTCATGACCTGTTCGGCGCGGCTGCCCGTCTACGCCCTCATCATCGGCGCGTTCATCCCCGCGCGCGACATCGGTTACGGCATCGGCCTGCAGGGTTTCGTTCTCTTCTGCCTCTATCTCGCGGGGATCGTGGGCGCGATGCTGGTGGCGCTGGTGCTGCGCCTCACCGTCACAAAAGGGGCGAGCGGCGGATTCCTGATGGAGATGCCCAAATATCAATGGCCCCGCCCGCAGGACATAGTGCTCGGCCTGTGGCAGCGCGCGGTCATTTTCCTCAAGCGTGCGGGCACGATCATCTTCGCGTCCACCATGATCCTGTGGCTGCTGCTGAGCTTCCCGCGCGTGCCCGACGGCGATGCCACAAGCCAGGTCGATCATTCGATTGCGGGGCGAATCGCCAACGGCCTGCAGGTGGTTCTGGCGCCGGTCGGCTTCAACCGCGACATCTCGCTGGCGCTGATCCCCGCCATGGCGGCGCGGGAAGTGTCGGTCTCGGCGCTCGCCACCGTCTATTCGATCGACGCGGGCGATGACGAGGCGGCGATGACGCAGAGCCTTGGCGACCGGCTCAAGCGCCAGTGGCCTTTCCCCACCGCGCTCGCCTTCCTCGCATGGTTCATCTTCGCACCGCAGTGCATTTCGACCATCGCGGTCACGCGGCGCGAAACGAACGGGTGGAAATGGCCGCTGTTCATGGTCGGCTACCTCTTCGCGCTCGCCTATGTCGCGGCGGGCGTCACCTACTGGACCGCGACCGCAGCGGGACTATAA
- a CDS encoding COQ9 family protein, whose amino-acid sequence MSDDLTLDEIRATLAPVLARHAAFDGWRAPAVAMAANEKGIDPDVAQLAFADGPVAMIDAWFASIDAAMAQVLPPERLAPLSIRAKIIALVEARLAIVAPDRDALRRALAILALPVNAPRAAKLAWRAADAMWRAAGDTATDLNHYSKRATLTALYAATMLAFLDDESEDHADTRAFLARRVENVMRFEKLKAKVRGAGGGERLSLSRFIGRLRYPVV is encoded by the coding sequence ATGAGCGACGACCTGACTCTGGACGAAATCCGCGCAACCCTCGCACCCGTGCTTGCGCGCCACGCCGCCTTCGATGGCTGGCGCGCGCCCGCTGTCGCGATGGCGGCAAACGAAAAGGGCATCGACCCCGATGTCGCGCAACTCGCTTTCGCCGATGGCCCGGTCGCGATGATCGACGCGTGGTTCGCCAGCATCGACGCGGCGATGGCGCAGGTGCTGCCGCCCGAAAGGCTGGCCCCGCTCTCGATCCGGGCCAAAATTATCGCGCTGGTCGAAGCGCGGCTCGCCATCGTTGCGCCGGACAGGGACGCGCTGCGCAGGGCGCTCGCCATCCTCGCGCTGCCGGTCAATGCGCCCCGCGCGGCAAAGCTCGCATGGCGGGCGGCGGACGCGATGTGGCGCGCGGCGGGCGACACCGCCACCGACCTCAATCATTACAGCAAGCGTGCCACGCTGACCGCGCTCTATGCCGCCACGATGCTCGCCTTCCTCGACGACGAGAGCGAGGATCATGCCGACACCCGCGCCTTCCTCGCCCGCCGGGTCGAAAATGTGATGCGGTTCGAGAAGCTGAAGGCGAAGGTCAGGGGCGCGGGCGGCGGCGAACGGCTCAGCCTGTCGCGCTTCATCGGGCGGCTGCGCTATCCCGTGGTCTGA
- a CDS encoding DUF1674 domain-containing protein yields MGTFNGKRPAHVKPPAHLSKSPPVPAPDPVEAPSRNAEELSPTRYGDWERKGIAIDF; encoded by the coding sequence ATGGGAACCTTCAACGGCAAGCGCCCGGCGCATGTAAAGCCGCCCGCGCATCTTTCCAAAAGCCCGCCCGTCCCCGCCCCCGATCCGGTCGAGGCGCCCTCCCGCAATGCGGAAGAACTCAGCCCGACCCGCTATGGCGACTGGGAGCGGAAGGGAATCGCGATAGATTTCTGA
- the ssb gene encoding single-stranded DNA-binding protein, protein MAGSVNKVILVGNLGADPEVKSFQNGGKICNLRIATSESWKDRMTGERKERTEWHSVVIGGEGLVGVAERFLRKGSKIYIEGQLRTRKWQDQNGNDRYSTEVMVQGPGAVLTMLDSAGGGQGGGGGRGQGVSDWSGGSSGFGGGDYDDFGGGSGGGQSGGQGGGGFGGGRSQGSGGRAGGPNFDNDLDDEVPF, encoded by the coding sequence ATGGCAGGCTCGGTCAACAAGGTCATTCTGGTCGGCAATCTGGGCGCGGACCCGGAGGTCAAGAGCTTCCAGAACGGCGGCAAGATCTGCAATCTGCGCATCGCCACGTCCGAAAGCTGGAAGGACCGCATGACCGGCGAGCGCAAGGAGCGCACCGAATGGCACAGCGTCGTCATCGGCGGCGAAGGGCTGGTCGGGGTGGCCGAGCGCTTCCTGCGCAAAGGCTCCAAAATCTACATCGAAGGCCAGCTCCGCACCCGCAAGTGGCAGGACCAGAACGGCAATGACCGCTATTCGACCGAAGTGATGGTGCAGGGTCCGGGCGCAGTCCTGACCATGCTCGACAGCGCGGGCGGCGGTCAGGGCGGCGGCGGCGGGCGCGGCCAGGGCGTCTCCGACTGGAGCGGCGGGTCGAGCGGCTTTGGCGGCGGCGACTATGACGATTTCGGCGGCGGATCGGGCGGTGGCCAGAGCGGGGGTCAGGGCGGCGGCGGCTTCGGCGGCGGACGCTCGCAGGGCAGCGGCGGCCGCGCGGGCGGGCCGAACTTCGACAATGATCTGGACGACGAAGTGCCGTTCTGA
- the htpX gene encoding zinc metalloprotease HtpX, which translates to MNGMKTTMLLAALTALFMALGYTLGGSGGAVIALLVAAGMNLFTFWNADRIVLSMHNAREVDAASAPDFYALVQELAQRAGLPMPRVYVIDQDAPNAFATGRNPQNAAVAATTGLLSMLSREEVAGVMAHELGHVKNRDTLIMTMVATVAGAISMLANFGLFFRGGEREGHGNMAASLLAVFVAPFAAMIVQMAISRTREYGADRAGAEISGNPRALASALAKISGAAQAIPNPVVERNPATAQLYIVPTHVSELFSTHPATEKRIAALQDIAADMGAPAAPPTAMQRTSALSPAAPARRSRSALDPNGR; encoded by the coding sequence GTGAACGGGATGAAGACGACCATGTTGCTGGCGGCGCTTACGGCGCTGTTCATGGCGCTGGGCTATACGCTGGGCGGCAGCGGCGGCGCGGTCATCGCGCTGCTGGTGGCGGCGGGCATGAACCTCTTCACCTTCTGGAATGCCGACCGCATCGTCCTTTCCATGCACAATGCACGCGAAGTGGACGCCGCGAGCGCGCCGGATTTCTACGCTCTGGTGCAGGAACTGGCGCAGCGCGCCGGGCTGCCGATGCCGCGCGTCTACGTGATCGACCAGGATGCGCCCAACGCCTTCGCCACCGGCCGCAATCCGCAAAACGCCGCCGTCGCCGCGACCACCGGCCTGCTTTCGATGCTGAGCCGCGAGGAAGTCGCGGGCGTGATGGCGCATGAGCTGGGCCATGTGAAAAATCGCGACACGCTCATCATGACGATGGTGGCGACCGTCGCGGGCGCGATTTCGATGCTGGCCAATTTCGGCCTCTTCTTTCGCGGCGGGGAGCGCGAAGGCCATGGCAATATGGCGGCCAGCCTGCTGGCGGTGTTCGTCGCCCCCTTCGCCGCGATGATCGTGCAGATGGCGATCAGCCGCACGCGCGAATATGGCGCGGACCGCGCAGGCGCGGAGATCAGCGGCAATCCGCGCGCGCTGGCATCGGCGCTGGCGAAGATTTCCGGCGCGGCGCAGGCGATCCCCAACCCGGTGGTGGAGCGCAACCCCGCCACCGCGCAGCTTTACATCGTGCCGACCCATGTGAGCGAACTTTTCTCGACCCATCCCGCGACCGAAAAGCGCATCGCGGCGTTGCAGGATATCGCAGCGGACATGGGCGCGCCTGCCGCTCCTCCGACGGCGATGCAGCGGACATCGGCTCTTTCGCCCGCAGCCCCCGCGCGCCGCAGCCGCAGCGCGCTCGATCCCAACGGGCGCTGA